Proteins from one Deinococcus sp. AB2017081 genomic window:
- a CDS encoding Gfo/Idh/MocA family protein: MIRVALLGVAHVHADGYGAWLAGQVGAEVVGFAEDDPVLAAEFARNTRLRHLPLADVLAAAPQGVIVCSETAHHRTYVEAAAQAGAHVLCEKPIATTLEDAHAMLEACARAGVAFHTAFPVRYSPAVQDLRAAVHAGQLGTVLSYSGVNHSVAPDHERGWFSDPLRAGGGAGMDHIIHVVDLLHHLGDRVKAVYAQLRPVPAWLLPGREATDAAGLVTLTLASGAVATIDCSWSRPRAYPRWGHLTVDVTGTAGLRSLDVFAEHVTVTGSRGRHWAGYGHDLNAAMLRDFLRVCAGRPALLLADGQAGLRSLEVVLAAYDASRRGHPVSP, translated from the coding sequence ATGATCCGCGTGGCGCTGCTGGGCGTGGCGCACGTCCATGCGGATGGCTACGGGGCGTGGCTGGCCGGACAGGTCGGTGCGGAGGTGGTCGGGTTTGCCGAGGACGATCCGGTGCTGGCCGCAGAATTCGCCCGGAACACCCGCCTCCGGCATCTCCCGCTCGCGGACGTCCTGGCCGCTGCACCGCAGGGCGTGATCGTGTGCAGCGAGACCGCGCACCACCGCACCTATGTCGAGGCAGCGGCCCAGGCCGGTGCCCACGTCCTGTGCGAGAAGCCCATCGCCACGACGCTGGAGGATGCCCACGCCATGCTGGAAGCCTGTGCGCGGGCGGGGGTGGCGTTCCACACCGCCTTTCCCGTCCGGTACTCGCCCGCCGTGCAGGATCTCCGGGCCGCCGTGCACGCGGGACAGCTCGGCACCGTCCTGTCTTACAGTGGTGTGAACCACTCGGTCGCGCCGGATCATGAACGCGGGTGGTTCAGCGATCCGCTGCGGGCGGGCGGCGGCGCGGGGATGGACCACATCATCCATGTCGTGGATCTGCTGCACCATCTGGGAGACCGGGTAAAGGCCGTCTACGCGCAGCTCCGGCCTGTCCCGGCGTGGTTGCTGCCCGGACGGGAGGCCACGGACGCCGCCGGACTGGTCACGCTGACGCTGGCCTCGGGGGCCGTCGCCACCATCGACTGTTCGTGGAGTCGACCCCGGGCGTACCCCCGCTGGGGTCACCTGACCGTGGACGTGACGGGCACCGCCGGACTGCGCTCGCTGGACGTCTTCGCAGAGCACGTGACCGTCACCGGTTCCCGCGGGCGGCACTGGGCCGGCTACGGGCACGATCTGAATGCGGCCATGCTGCGCGACTTCCTGCGTGTCTGTGCCGGGCGCCCTGCACTCCTCCTGGCCGATGGTCAGGCCGGCCTGCGCTCGCTGGAGGTCGTGCTTGCTGCCTACGACGCCAGTCGGCGTGGGCACCCGGTCAGCCCCTGA
- a CDS encoding Gfo/Idh/MocA family protein, translated as MNRVGLIGAGVMGRVHAQAWAQRPGVLGAMYAPDEPARDLAARYGIRACATLDDLWSAVEVVDLCTPTPTHADYAVQAARAGKHVICEKPLARTLDDADRIIAACRDAGVRLFVAHVLRFFPQYAAAWAQVRSGAVGDPRVLRLGRMAPPPPAGSWLLDEAHSGGVPLDLLIHDLDYARWIAGEVGTVYAAQSRRHGHVTVHATLSHTSGAITLVGGGWAAPPGVFRTHLDIAGTTGVIEWTSDAPMPLRSHGAAPPAPAQDGAALPDLGADDPYAAELWHAYDCLESGEPFRIEPPDARAALALALAVGRSVASGQPEQVDA; from the coding sequence ATGAACCGGGTGGGCCTGATCGGTGCGGGCGTCATGGGCCGTGTCCACGCGCAGGCCTGGGCACAGCGCCCCGGCGTGCTGGGCGCCATGTACGCGCCGGATGAGCCTGCGCGCGACCTCGCCGCCCGCTACGGCATCCGGGCCTGCGCGACCCTGGACGACCTCTGGTCAGCGGTGGAGGTGGTGGATCTCTGCACCCCCACCCCCACGCATGCCGACTACGCCGTGCAGGCGGCCCGTGCCGGGAAGCACGTGATCTGCGAGAAACCCCTGGCCCGCACCCTGGACGACGCCGACCGGATCATCGCCGCGTGCCGGGATGCGGGCGTGCGGCTGTTCGTCGCGCACGTGCTGCGCTTCTTCCCGCAGTACGCGGCGGCGTGGGCACAGGTGCGCTCCGGTGCTGTGGGTGACCCCCGCGTGCTGCGCCTGGGCCGCATGGCCCCGCCGCCCCCCGCCGGAAGCTGGCTGCTGGACGAGGCCCACAGCGGCGGCGTGCCGCTGGATCTGCTCATCCACGACCTCGACTACGCCCGCTGGATCGCGGGCGAGGTCGGGACGGTCTACGCCGCGCAGTCCAGACGCCACGGACACGTGACCGTGCATGCCACGCTGTCACACACCTCCGGGGCGATCACGCTGGTGGGGGGCGGGTGGGCTGCCCCTCCTGGCGTGTTCCGCACGCACCTGGACATCGCCGGCACCACGGGCGTGATCGAGTGGACATCGGACGCGCCAATGCCCCTGCGGTCGCATGGGGCCGCGCCACCGGCCCCGGCACAGGACGGAGCGGCGCTGCCCGACCTGGGGGCGGACGATCCCTATGCGGCCGAACTGTGGCACGCCTACGACTGCCTGGAGTCCGGCGAGCCCTTCCGGATCGAACCTCCGGATGCCCGCGCCGCGCTGGCGCTGGCGCTGGCCGTGGGCCGCAGCGTGGCGTCCGGGCAGCCCGAGCAGGTGGACGCATGA
- a CDS encoding carbohydrate ABC transporter permease has product MTAREVLAGTTGPAAAEKPVVGRGTQLLAHGGLILFSLLATLPTLLIIMNSFKDRLSIFSHPFALPTPSTFTLEGYQTVATSANFALFFLNSLTVTVGSLLLIVLTSSMAAFALSEYRFRLNTLTGLYLSIGIMVPIRLGTVGILNLMVDLHLVNTLWALILVYTAQGIPLAVFVLTSFMRGVPRDLKEAARIDGASEYRIYGLILPLVRPALGAVTAISMIPIWNDLWFPLILAPGEKTKTVVLGASAFLGQFVNDYNAVLAALTLAIVPVVLLYVIFSRQLVSGITGGALK; this is encoded by the coding sequence GTGACCGCCCGCGAGGTGCTGGCCGGCACGACCGGCCCGGCGGCGGCCGAGAAGCCCGTGGTGGGCCGGGGCACGCAGCTCCTGGCGCACGGGGGCCTGATCCTGTTCAGCCTGCTGGCCACGCTGCCCACGCTGCTGATCATCATGAACTCGTTCAAGGATCGCCTGAGCATCTTCTCGCACCCCTTCGCGCTGCCCACGCCGTCCACCTTCACGCTGGAGGGCTACCAGACGGTGGCGACCTCGGCGAACTTCGCGCTGTTCTTCCTGAACAGCCTGACGGTCACGGTCGGCTCGCTGCTGCTGATCGTGCTGACCAGCTCCATGGCGGCCTTCGCCCTGAGCGAGTACCGCTTCCGCCTGAACACCCTGACGGGCCTGTACCTCAGCATCGGGATCATGGTGCCGATCCGCCTGGGCACGGTCGGCATCCTGAACCTGATGGTCGATCTGCACCTCGTCAATACCCTGTGGGCGCTGATCCTGGTGTACACCGCGCAGGGCATTCCACTGGCGGTCTTCGTGCTGACCTCGTTCATGCGCGGGGTGCCCCGCGACCTCAAGGAGGCCGCCCGGATCGACGGGGCCAGCGAGTACCGCATCTACGGCCTGATCCTGCCGCTGGTGCGCCCGGCGCTGGGCGCGGTCACGGCGATCTCCATGATCCCGATCTGGAACGACCTGTGGTTCCCGCTGATCCTCGCGCCCGGCGAGAAGACCAAGACCGTCGTGCTGGGGGCGAGCGCCTTCCTGGGGCAGTTCGTGAACGACTACAACGCCGTGCTGGCCGCCCTGACCCTGGCGATCGTGCCGGTCGTGCTGCTGTACGTGATCTTCTCGCGCCAGCTCGTGAGCGGCATCACCGGGGGGGCGCTGAAGTGA